The Argonema galeatum A003/A1 genomic interval CTACTTTAATGAAATCCAAGTCAATTGCTTCAGCTTCTTGTTGAATTTCTATTACGGGATTTGGATAATTTTCTTGGTAGAGATGAAGTAGATCGATCAATTCTTCGGTATACTCTTTGGCAGGGGTAATATTGCCATAGATGAAGTTAACGGGATTGTTAATTTCGTGAGCGACACCAGCAACCAGTTGACCCAGACTGGACATTTTTTCACTTTGCACGAGTTGAGCTTGAGTTTGTTGAAGTTCGCGCAGAGTTTGTTCTAGCTTGGTCGCTTGCTCTTGGGCTTTCACAGCAGCAATGCGAGTTTGTTTGTAGAGTTCGGCTTGATCGATCGCGATCGCCAATTGATCGGCAACTGCTTGCAGCAGTTCCACTTCAGCATCGCGCCAAGGTCGAGAACCGCTAGAGTGACTGCAACTAACTATACCAATTTCGCCGGATTTTGTATGTATTGGCAGTGCCAATAAAGCCGTGTAGCTTAAGCTAAAAAATAATCTTCGCTCTACTGGATCGGTCAAAGTTCTAGCATTGTCCACACGAGTTATTTCCTTATTAAAAACCTTAATCGCCAATAACCCAAGCGCTGTCACACGAACCGAGTGACCTAACAAACTGGGGAATGCTAAATTCCTAGCTTCCTGAACAAATTCCCAGCTACCGGAAGGATGAATCAATTTTTCTTCTTCACTTTTTCCTTCTTCCGGTCGATACCAAATAAACACGCAGCGATCGATCTGCAACATATTCCGAATCTCTTGCACAGCTGTTTCCAGAATAATGTTGATGTCTAAAGAACTGCGAATTTGACTGGCAAGTCGGTTGAGCAGTGCTTCTCTAGTCGCCAATTCTCGGTATTTTGCTTCACTTTGCCGTAATTCAGACTCAGCACGCTTTTGTTCGGTAATATCTTTCACAATCGTAGCTATAGCTATCGGCTGACTTGTTTTAGAGTCTTTGATACTGAAGACATTGGAATAAATTGGTATGCTGTTGCCCGTCTTAAAGTTTCTAAAGCGGAACTCTCCTTGCCAGCGTCCCTGTTCCATCACAACTGGTAGAATTTCCTCTCTAAACTCGGCTAAATCTTCTGGCATAAAATAGTCAAATAGCGTACTTTGCTTGAGTTTTTCCAATCCCTCAATCCCTACCAGCTTTTGACCTGCCTCGTTGAGAAAGATAGGATGCCCGTCAAGCGTGGCCATGCCAATAAAGTCAGAGCAACTTTCTATAACGGCTATTAATTTTTGTTGTTCTTCTTCTGCTCGCTTGCGATCGGTGATATCAAAGCGAATCGCCAAGTATTGGCAAGGTTTTGCTCCCTCACCTAACAAGGGGACAATGGTTGTATTTACCCAGTAAAAACTCCCATCTTTAGCTTTATTCCTAATTTCTCCTTTCCAAATTTTTCCGTTTTTAATGGTTGTCCACAGGTTGAGGATAAATTCTTTGGAATGATAGCTCGAATTGATAATTCGATGGTCTTGTCCAACTATTTCTTCTCTGGAATATTTAGATAATTCGCAGAATTTATCGTTGACGTAGGTGATTTTTCCTTGGCGGTTAGTGATAGCGACAATAGCGGCTTGATCCAAAGCAGATTTGAGGTCGGATGAGTCCTTGAGAGATTTTTTGAGTTCCTCCTCCGCTTGTTTGCGATCGCTGATGTCTTGAATTACTGCAATTTCATACTTCGGCTCTCCAGCTAGAGAACGTACAACCGACACAGTGAGATTTACCCAAACAATCCTGCCTAACGGAGTCAGGTAACGTTTCTCCATTGAGTAAGTTGGAATTTCACCCGTCATTAGCGATCGAAACTGCGTCAAGTCGGCCATCATATCATCTGGATAGGTAATATCCTCGAATGAGAGCTTGACCAGTTCCGCTTCGGTGTAACCAACGATGTCGCAAAACCTTTGATTCACTTTGATAAACTGACCGTTTAGTCCGCAATGGCAGATGCCGATCGCAGCCTGCTCAAATGTGATGCGGAATTGCTCCTCGCTTTCCCGCAATGTTTCCTCAACTCGTTTGCGATCGGTGATATCGGTAGAAATGGAGCATATTGCATAAGGGACGCCGCTACTGTTGTAAAGAGGAAATTTGACGGAAATATACGTATGCAGCCCGTCGTCTTGAGGAACAACTTCCTCACTTTCGATAGAAGTTCCAGCAGCGAATACCTTAAGATCGTTCGCCCGCAATTTATCAGCTATCTCATGCGGATAAATATCGTAT includes:
- a CDS encoding PAS domain S-box protein, whose amino-acid sequence is MPEFLQSFFAQGPFIPHGHCYLWKPGLVWLHIASDSAIALAYYSIPILLFYFVQKRRDLPYSGIFLLFSAFIISCGTTHIMEVWTLWHPDYWLSGFLKAFTAVLSGYTSIRLVSIIPKALALPSPAQLEVEIGERKLAEEALQKAYDEMESRIQERTAQLSQAIEQLQNEIAQKERTSQELRASEAQRKQAIEELRTTNQTLQTLIAASPLAITTINNDGNVTMWNPAAERLFGWSEIEVLNKPLPIIPPDQQEEFGTILQTELQGEEQVGLELRRQRKDGSPIHVSLWTAPLFDGNGVVTGGIGLFVDISDRVRAEQALRESQQQLMAIMDNSPAVIFVKDIESRYNLINRRFETLFHINREEIKGKTPYDIYPHEIADKLRANDLKVFAAGTSIESEEVVPQDDGLHTYISVKFPLYNSSGVPYAICSISTDITDRKRVEETLRESEEQFRITFEQAAIGICHCGLNGQFIKVNQRFCDIVGYTEAELVKLSFEDITYPDDMMADLTQFRSLMTGEIPTYSMEKRYLTPLGRIVWVNLTVSVVRSLAGEPKYEIAVIQDISDRKQAEEELKKSLKDSSDLKSALDQAAIVAITNRQGKITYVNDKFCELSKYSREEIVGQDHRIINSSYHSKEFILNLWTTIKNGKIWKGEIRNKAKDGSFYWVNTTIVPLLGEGAKPCQYLAIRFDITDRKRAEEEQQKLIAVIESCSDFIGMATLDGHPIFLNEAGQKLVGIEGLEKLKQSTLFDYFMPEDLAEFREEILPVVMEQGRWQGEFRFRNFKTGNSIPIYSNVFSIKDSKTSQPIAIATIVKDITEQKRAESELRQSEAKYRELATREALLNRLASQIRSSLDINIILETAVQEIRNMLQIDRCVFIWYRPEEGKSEEEKLIHPSGSWEFVQEARNLAFPSLLGHSVRVTALGLLAIKVFNKEITRVDNARTLTDPVERRLFFSLSYTALLALPIHTKSGEIGIVSCSHSSGSRPWRDAEVELLQAVADQLAIAIDQAELYKQTRIAAVKAQEQATKLEQTLRELQQTQAQLVQSEKMSSLGQLVAGVAHEINNPVNFIYGNITPAKEYTEELIDLLHLYQENYPNPVIEIQQEAEAIDLDFIKVDLPKILDSMKMGADRIREIVLSLRNFSRLDESETKKVDIHEGIDSTLLILKNRLKAKTNRPEIQVIKEYGNLPLVECYAGQLNQVFMNILNNAIDALEEAAGQGGSGAEEKSLIQNLKSKIQNPEIRVSTEINESDRAIVRIADNGPGMTEEVRQRIFDPFFTTKPVGSGTGLGMSISYQIIDKHKGQLACISAPGQGAEFVIQIPIQQQR